The nucleotide window GAGCGGCATGGTGCTCAACGACTGGGCCGACCGCGAGCGGGACGCGATCGAACGCCCCGAGCGGCCCATACCGTCTGGTCAAGTGCCAGCCGGCACGGCACTAGCGACCGCGGCCACGCTCGCTGGGGCGGGACTGGCGACCGCAACGGCAGCCGCGGGACGCGACGGGCTGACTGCCGGGGGCCGAATCGCGTTGTGCGTGGCCACTTATGACCTAGCCGCCAAGGACACCGCCGCCGGGCCGTTGGTCATGTCGAGTTGCCGGTTCTTTGATGTTCTGCTGGGTGCCGGCCCGAATCATCGTCGTGCGCTGGTTGCGGCGTCGGTTGTCGGTGGGCACACCACCGCGATCACGGTGCTATCCCGAAGCGAGGTCACCGGTTCCCATCGCGACCTACCGGTGATGGTCGGGGGGATGGGTGCCGCGGTAATCACCGCGGCGATGCTCAGCGCGGCGGGTCGACGCGCGGCCCCGGCGGCGGCAGTGTACGCGTGGTCCTTCGGCCCCGGCTTGTTCAGGGCGTGGCAGCGGCCCACCGCGGAGGTGATCCGGGGTGCGGTGCGCAGCGGTATCGCTTCGACGATCGCGGTGCAGGCGATGTTGGCCGCGCGTGCACCGCGACCGCACGCCATGCTCGCGCTATGTGGGCTGGCAATCGGCTTGCGGCTCAAAGTGTCCGCGTCAAAACCCACTGAGGTGACCTAATGCGCGTTGGCTACAACACAAATAGCTTGGCCGATCACCCGCTTGCCGATGCACTCGCGCTGATCGCCGAGCAGGGGTATACCGCCGTCGCCTTGACTATCGGCTATCCGCACGTGCGGCCGTTCGACTCCGATCTCGGCGCTCAGCTCGGCGCCCTTCGTGCCTCGCTGGACACGTATGAGCTGACGGTGGCGGTCGAAACCGGGGCGCGCTACCTGCTGGATCCGCGCAACAAGCACAAGCCGTCATTGGTTGACGTCGCCGCCGAGCCTCGCATCGAATTTTTGCGGCGGGCCATCGATATCGCCGCCGACCTGGGAGCAACCTGCGTGTCGCTGTGGTCGGGCTATCCGGTCAGCTACACCGATCCCGCTGCCACGCGCGACCAGTTGGTGAGTCGGCTGGCGCAGGTGGTGGACTACGCCGACCGTCGGGCGGTCACGCTCGGGTTCGAGCCCGAACCCGGCATGTTCGTGGAGACCGTGGCACAAGCGCTCGACGTGTGCCGGGCGCTGGATGATCCTCCGCGGCTGGGCATCACGCTCGACGTCGGTCATTGTGTGATGACCGAGCCGGCCGGCGCGCAGACCGCCATCGTGGATCTCGGCGACAAGTTGGTCAATGTCCATCTCGACGACATGACACCTCTCAAGCATGAACACCTCGAATTCGGCTACGGTGAGGTTGATCTGGGCGCCGTTATGGACGCACTGGACGGTACCGGGTTTGCTGGGGTCGCGTCAGTCGAACTACCCCGTCATTCGCACGATGCACCAAATGTGGCGCGCCGGAGCATGCGAGCGATCAACCTGGCGAGGTTGCCGATCGGAACACGTTCCTGGATCGAGGACGCTGCAGCAGAAATCCGCCGCAGCCCAGATAAGATCGTGGAGCGCTTCTCCGGGGCGGAGCGTGCGATGTCGCGGGCATCCGGCGACGCGGCGCTCCTTGCTCGGGTGCAGCTGCTCACCACGTTGGTGGCCGAGACCTTTGACGAGACGGTCGGCCCGCTCATCGGAAAGCTCTACCAATGGGGCGACAGCGATGAACGCCTTGCGGTGCTGCGTGGCCTGGAGTTGTCGGCGCTGGACGGCAGGCTGGGACCGGTGGCGACGGCGGCCGGTGTTGAACTGACCGAGGATGCCCTGCGGTGCAACGATCCGCGGCTAGTCGCTGCGGCGCTCGGTGGCTTCGGGTCACGGTTTCTGGGTCAACACACCTGGCGCCACGGTGTGATGAAGTTGATCTTCATGGAAGTCCCGTTGAGTGCCGTATACGGCCTGAGCAATCGAGCTGACCCTGAGTTAGGGCGCATGGTAAGGGATTACATCAGTGAACGTCGCGCGGCCGGCCGCTCCGTACCGGACGACGCACAGACGCTGCAAAACCTGACCGCCACCAAGTCGGAGGTAGCCCGGTGAGGATCTTCGATCCACACATTCACATGACGTCTCGTACCACCGACGACTACGAGACGATGTATGCAGCAGGGGTCCGCGCCATCGTGGAACCTGCATTCTGGCTCGGGCAGCCCCGCACTGACGCGGCATCGTTCATCGACTATTTCGACAGCCTTATCGGGTGGGAACGCTATCGCGCTTCCCAGTTCGGAATTGCCCACAACTGCACCATCGCACTAAATCCTAAAGAAGCCAACGATAGCCGCTGCCGCAAAGTGCTCGAGCAGGTACCGCGGTACCTGTCCAAGAGCGGGGTGGTCGCTGTCGGCGAGATCGGCTACGACTCGATGACACCCGACGAAACCGCAGTATTCCAAACCCAGTTGGAAATGGCGGCCGAACGCGACATGCCCGCACTGGTGCACACCCCGCATCGTGACAAGCTCGGTGGGACCGTGGCCAGTATCGACATGGTCAAGCGGGTCGGCATCAATCCGGGCATGGTGCTGCTGGACCACCTCAACGAGGTCACCATCGAGCCCGCCCGGGACAGCGGGTGCTGGATGGGATTCTCGATTTATCCGGACACCAAAATGGATGAGGAGCGGATGGTCGTCTTAATGCAGCGCTTCGGGCTGGAACGAATCATCGTCAATTCGGCGGCGGATTGGGGACGGTCCGACCCGCTTAAGACGGCAAAGACCGCGCAGGCAATGCTGGTCGGCGGGTTCAGCGACGACGACGTCGATCGCGTCATGTGGCGAAATCCGGTCGAGTTCTATGGCCAGAGCGGTCAACTTCGACTACTCAGCGAAGATCAGGAAGCCGCGTTTGCCGGCAACACGATCAACCGCGGGGAAAAGCCGTAATGTTGTCCTACTGCAGTAATGTCGTTGCTGCCGACAGCCTCTCAGCGCTGGAACACCGACTGGTGTCGCTGTTTTCCGCGGCGCGGGAGCTCGCCCATGTCGAGCAACTCGGCGTTGGGCTGTGGTTACCCGCCCGTACGATGGCCCAACTGGCGGAGGACCGTCCCGGGCGTCGTCGCCTGGCCCAGGTACTCGCGGACAACGGGCTCGCCGTGGTCACCATGAACGCCTTTCCTTACGGCGACTTTCACGGCGATACGATAAAACACGCGGTTTATCAACCAAATTGGGCCGAGTCGACCCGATTGGCGTACACCCGCAACTGTGCGGAGGTGCTCAGCGATCTATTGCCCGAAGGGGAGTGTGGCTCCATCTCGACACTGCCGTTGGGCTGGAGCGCCCCATGGGACGACGAGTCGGACGCTTCATCGCGGCAGCACCTTCGCACGCTGAGCGATGAACTACAACGCATCGAAGCAGAGTCGGGACATCGGATCAGATTGGCCATCGAACCGGAGCCTGGCTGTGTAATCGGGTCCTGTCGCGACGCCATTGACTGGTTCGGCGGGGCGGGGGTGGATCCACAACACGTCGGCCTTTGTCTGGATATCTGCCATCTAGCGGTGATGCACGAGAACACCGCGGAGGTGCTGGCCGGGCTATCCAGCATTGGCTTCGACGTGGTCAAGATACAGGCCTCCAACGCCATCCAGATCGACGACCTGGCCGATGGGAAAATTGCTGACGCATTTGCCGAATTCGCCAATTCCCCGTATCTGCATCAGGTTTTCGGCGTCGACGGTGACGGTCGCCAGTGGTTTCGGGACGACCTGTCTCTCGGCGACCGTTCAACACCGAAAACCGGTAGTGCACGTGTGCATTACCACGTACCCTTGCACATAAGTCCGCCCGCACCGCTGCGCAATACCGCACACATCCTTACCGAGACCATGGCCATGCTGCGCGAAGGGGTGTTGTCGGAGCCTGTCCACATCGAAATCGAGACGTACACCTGGGAAGTCCTTCCGTCCTCCTTGCGCATGGGAAGCCTGGCAGAAGACCTCGCGGCCGAAATCAGTTGGCTTGACGAGCTGATGTGTGTGCGGGACCCGGCGTGACCCAACGTGTGCTGCTAGTCAATGTGGTTGGCCTCACGCAACCCTTACTGCGGCATATGCCGAACCTGTCTGCGCTCGCCGCTCGGGGCGGGTTGCGAGCACTTTCCCCGGTGTTCCCGGCCGTCACCTGCTCGGTGCAGTCGTCGATGGTCACTGGGCTGATGCCCAACCGGCACGGAATCGTCGGCAACGGCTGGTATTTTCGCGATCTGGGGGAAATACTGCTGTGGCGTCAAAGCAACAAGCTGGTGATGGGCGAAAAGGTCTGGGAGACGGCGGCTGGTCGCTTCGAGGGATATCGCTCGGCGAACGTCGGCTGGTGGTATGCGATGAACGCCAGCAACGACGTGATCATCACGCCGCGGCCGGTGTATCACCAAGACGGTCGCAAGTCGCCGGATTGCTACGTGGTGCCGCCGGAGCTGCATGATGTCTTGACCGAGAAGCTTGGCACGTTCCCGTTGTTCCAATACTGGGGTCCAACGGCTGACATCACGTCGTCGCGGTGGCTTGTCAACGCGTCCGTTGAAATCCTGCAACGTTATTCGCCAACCCTGTTGACCGCCTATGTTCCGCACCTGGACTACGATTTCCAGCGCTTCGGTCCGCATTCGCCGTTGGCCATAGCCGCCGCTGCGGAGGTCGACGCGGCGCTGGCCCCGCTGCTGAGTTATGCCGATGAGCACGGCATGACGACCATCGTCGTTTCCGAATATGGGATCTCGCCGGCCGACAATCCAGTGGATATCAACCGATTGCTTCGGCGCGAAGGCTACCTCCGTGTCTACACGCAGCAGGGCCGCGAGTACCTGGATCCGTGGACGTCACGTGCCTTCGCTGTCGCCGACCATCAAGCCGCCCATATTTACGTGCGCGACGAGGCCGATGTCGCCCGGGTGGCCAGTGCGGTCAGCGACCTGGACGGTGTGGATACGGTGCTGGATCGAAACGCACAGCAGGCGTTAGCCATTGATCACCCCCGATCGGGTGAGTTGGTGGCGATTGCGGAACCCGCCGCGTGGTTCACCTATTATTACTGGCTCGACGACGGTCGGGCCCCGGAGTTCGCGCCGTGCGTGGACATTCACCGCAAGCCCGGCTACGACCCGGCCGAACTCTTGATGAACCCCGACGATCGGGCCGCCAAGGCTAAAGCGGCAGCGGCACTGGCCACAAAGGCTCTCGGACTTCGCTACACGATGAACGTCGTCGCGCTCAACGGCGCCGCAGTTCGTGGCACACATGGGCGCCTACCCGACTCCGACGAGGAACGGCCGGTGGTCATTAGCTCCGCGGCGAATCTGCTCTCGCGCTCGTCGTCGCCCATGCCGGCCACGGTCGTGCGTGATCTTGTCCTGGACGCCCATAGATTGCAAACGTAAGGTCTTTATTCCCATGTGCCCAAGCGTGTTCGAAGCCGACCTGCCGCCTATCGCCTATGAGGACGCCCAAACGCCGGAAGAGGCCCACCGGAGGATGAGTGCGGCGCTGCAGCGCGCGCCGATCGCCATGGGACAGCGTGGTCCGGAGATTCTCAGCTATGAACTGGTTCGAAGTGTGTTGCGGGATAGCAGGTTCGGTGTGCCCAGGGGATTCTTTCTGGCCGCCCAGGGTGTTACGTCTGGGCGGTTGTGGGACCGGTTCGGCAAGAGCCTGCCCAGTCTGGAGGGGGCCGAACATCACCGGTTGCGTCGGTGTGTTTCGCCATCGTTTGGCCCCCGGTCGTTAGCACGGTTGGACACGATGATGACAGAGTTGATGTCCGGCCTGGTGGATCCGCTGATCTCGGTGGGCAGGTGTGACGTCGTCGAGGACATCGCCCGGCGGTATCCAATCCCGGTCATCTGCGCCCTGATTGGTGCTCCGCTGCAGGATTGGCGGCTGTTCTCGGGCTGGGCGGACGCCATCTTCATGCTCTTCACCTGGCGAGTTGCCGGCAATGAGGATGTCATCATGAAGGCCTATGACGAGCTTGATGCGTACATCGTCGATATGGTCGATCAGCGCGCTGTGAGTCCCGGGGATGACTTGATCTCCGAGTTGATCACGGTGGAGGAGGACGGCGATAGACTCACCCGCGAGGAGCTGTGTGGGGTGGTTAGTGTGCTGCTGTCGGCCGGGACGGATACCACCCGAAATCAGCTGTCTGCGGCGGTGCAGGTGCTCTGCGATTACCCCGAGCAATGGGCATTGTTGGCCGATCAGCCTCAGTTGATGCCGGCAGCGGTCGAGGAGCTGATGCGGCACACTCCGATAGCGTTGTCCACCATCCGACAAGCCTACGAGGATGTGGAGCTGGGCGGGGTGGTCTTTCCGGCTGGAACCCTAGTTATCGTTAACACCGCCGCGGCAAATCGGGACCCTGACGTGTACGAGAACCCGAACCGCCTCGATGTCGCCCGGGACAATCCCGCCCCGATGTTGACCTTTGGATCCGGCTTGCATCTGTGCCTGGGTGCAAACCTGGCCAGAGCTGAACTCGTTGCGGCATTGCGGGTTATGACCCAGCGCATGCTCAATCCACGGCTTGCCGGTCCTGCACCGTGGAAGCCGTTCACGCCAATCACGGGGCCGCTGGCGCTACCGATCGACTTCGACATCGAAGCGGGGCAGCGCTAGTTGGGCTGCCGGGCATCGTGGGCGGCGGGTGTTGTTGGAAGAAACGCTATCGGAACAAATGTCAACGCCACCAATGCGACGGCGACGACGAAAACCACGGTGTAGGCGTGCGAGAGGTCGTCCATCAGGTTGATCGGAAAGTCCGGGGCCCGGGCCGGCGCGGGCAGCGTCAGTGGGTCAATCGGCACGCCGCGGCGGGCGGCTTCCTCGCGTAGGCCGTCGATCTGGCGTGCGATGGGAATGTTTGCGCTGCGGTTGAACTGGCTGGTCAATATGACCGACATCAGAGCCGTTCCGATAGATGCCGCCACTTGTTGATTGACATTGACTAGTGTCGACCCTCGCGCAATCTGATGCGGCGCCAAGGTCTGTACTGCCACCGCAGAAAGCGGCATCATTGTGGCGCCCATGCCCAAACCCATGATGGCCAGTCCGATCACCAGGGTTGGCAGGTAGTCGGCCCGCAGCGCGACCCCGAAGGCGAAAACGCCCATGCCCAAGGCGATGAGTGTAACGCCGACCATCAAGACCCGTCCGACTCCGCGCTTGTCCATCAGCGCGCCGGCAATGGGCATCGTGACCATGGCTCCGATTCCGCGGGGTACCAGGCTCATCCCGGCCTGTAAAGGCCTCTGGTGCAGCAATTCCTGGAAGAAGCTGGGAAACAGCAACCCGGCGCCGAAGAAGGAAGTTGCGAAGAGAAACATTGCCGCGTTGGCCAGGGTGACGGTGCGGTTTTCGAACAGGCGCAGGTCGATTAGCGGGTGGTCCGCTCGGTAGAGCGCATGGAGGACGAAGGCGATGATCAACGCCAGACCGGCGGTGGCCGGTATCCATACGTGGTGATCGGCGACGGTGCCGCGGCCGGGTAGCGCCGAGACCCCGTAGAGGAACGCCGCCAGCCCGGGTGATAGCAGCAGCATGCCGACCACATCGAAGGTTTCCGACGGTGTCGGCTCGTCGTGGGGGAGCACGATCGCGGCCAGTACTACGGTGGTCAGGCCGATCGGCACGTTGATCCAGAAGATCCACTGCCAGCTGAAGCTATCGATCAGCCAGCCGCCCAGGACCGGGCCGAAGACCGGGCCCAGGAGCATCGGAACGCCCAGGATAGCCAGGACTCGGCCGAGTCGCTGGGGACCCGCCTCCCGGGTCAAGATGGTCAGCACCAGCGGCATGAGCATGCCGCCCCCGAGGCCCTGAACGACCCGGAATGCGATGAGCACAGCGATGTTTGGTGCCATCGCACACAGCAGCGAGCCGAACGTGAAAGAAAGCAAGGAGCCGATGAACGGACGCTTGGTGCCAAACCGGTCGGCCGCCCAACCCGCCAACGGGATCACAGCGGCCAGGGCCAGTGTGTAGCCGGTCATGGTCCACGCCACGATGGCCTGCGTGGAATGGAAGGTGGCGACGAAGGTGCGCTGTGCAACGGTGACGACCGTCGTGTCCACGATCGCCATCATCGAGCCCAGCACGCATACGCCGGCGATCCGCAGCAGTCTCGCGTCGATTCGTTGGGCGTCGCCGCGTGGGTCTGCGTCCGTGCCGTCCATGGCGTCAGCTCCTCGCAACAGGCCTCTGCCGGGAAAGCATGTCACACCGCTACCTTTGGGGCGGCCGGTCCGGTAGGCAACCGGCCCAGGGCGTTCGCTATCAGCCCGCGAAGGGGGGGCGTGACATCACGGTGACCCGGAATCCGTACTTGGGACCCGCACCGGCCGCGCCCGTACCCGCGCCGGCGAGCGGCATGCCGCCCAACAGGCTTCCGGGCGCAGCGGCCTCGGGTGGATTGACGATGTCGCTGGCCAGGGGTAGGGCGGACTTCGCGGCAGGGGCGAGACTCGCGCCGGCATCGGCCCAGGTGGGCGGCACCGACAACTTACTCAGCGAGGCTGCGTTGCCCATCCCGGCTGATACCGAACCGGCACCGCCTAGCGCGGGCAGGGCGGCGGCGACACCTGGTGCTCCGGCCGCGGCATCGGCGGCGACGTTGGGACCGATCCACCCCAGCGCCCGCCATGACGTGATGAGGCTGTTTCCGATACCAATGCCGAAATACGGCAGACCGACCGTGTTGTAGAAAAGCTGCGAGATCGGCAAGTACCAATTCACCAGCCAGTCCAGCCATTCCGGAGCCGATCCCGCGGAGCTCAACAACGAGGAGAACGGAGATGTCAGATTCGACAATGTGTTCGGCAGTTCAGAAATCAGCCCCGATAGGGTGCTCTGTGCCGCGCCCGCGGCGGTGGCAGCGGCGCTCTTGGTGGCGGCGGTTTGCAGCGCCGTCGCGGCGGGATTGGCGGTTTCCGGCGGCGGGTTGAATGGAGTCAATTGCGCGGCACTCGCCGAGGACCCCGCATAGCTGTACATCGCCCGCGCGTCTTGTGCCCACATCTCGGCGTATTGCGCTTCCAGGGAGGCGATTGCCGCGGTGTATTGGCCGTAAATGTTCTTTGCCATCAGGGAGGTCAGCTCAACTCGATTGGCCGCGATGAGCGGCGGGGGAACCACACCCGCGACGGCGGTTTCGAATGCAGCGATCGCGGCCTCGGCCTGTTTGGCCGCCATCTCAGCGTTAGCGGCCGTGGTGCGCATCCACACCACATATGGGGTGACCGCTTCCATC belongs to Mycobacterium basiliense and includes:
- a CDS encoding SCO3242 family prenyltransferase, whose protein sequence is MRAPAALTVLGDSIVGAIWSGRPLTGRRLALPLASALLYWSGMVLNDWADRERDAIERPERPIPSGQVPAGTALATAATLAGAGLATATAAAGRDGLTAGGRIALCVATYDLAAKDTAAGPLVMSSCRFFDVLLGAGPNHRRALVAASVVGGHTTAITVLSRSEVTGSHRDLPVMVGGMGAAVITAAMLSAAGRRAAPAAAVYAWSFGPGLFRAWQRPTAEVIRGAVRSGIASTIAVQAMLAARAPRPHAMLALCGLAIGLRLKVSASKPTEVT
- a CDS encoding TIM barrel protein; this translates as MRVGYNTNSLADHPLADALALIAEQGYTAVALTIGYPHVRPFDSDLGAQLGALRASLDTYELTVAVETGARYLLDPRNKHKPSLVDVAAEPRIEFLRRAIDIAADLGATCVSLWSGYPVSYTDPAATRDQLVSRLAQVVDYADRRAVTLGFEPEPGMFVETVAQALDVCRALDDPPRLGITLDVGHCVMTEPAGAQTAIVDLGDKLVNVHLDDMTPLKHEHLEFGYGEVDLGAVMDALDGTGFAGVASVELPRHSHDAPNVARRSMRAINLARLPIGTRSWIEDAAAEIRRSPDKIVERFSGAERAMSRASGDAALLARVQLLTTLVAETFDETVGPLIGKLYQWGDSDERLAVLRGLELSALDGRLGPVATAAGVELTEDALRCNDPRLVAAALGGFGSRFLGQHTWRHGVMKLIFMEVPLSAVYGLSNRADPELGRMVRDYISERRAAGRSVPDDAQTLQNLTATKSEVAR
- a CDS encoding TatD family hydrolase — translated: MRIFDPHIHMTSRTTDDYETMYAAGVRAIVEPAFWLGQPRTDAASFIDYFDSLIGWERYRASQFGIAHNCTIALNPKEANDSRCRKVLEQVPRYLSKSGVVAVGEIGYDSMTPDETAVFQTQLEMAAERDMPALVHTPHRDKLGGTVASIDMVKRVGINPGMVLLDHLNEVTIEPARDSGCWMGFSIYPDTKMDEERMVVLMQRFGLERIIVNSAADWGRSDPLKTAKTAQAMLVGGFSDDDVDRVMWRNPVEFYGQSGQLRLLSEDQEAAFAGNTINRGEKP
- the eboE gene encoding metabolite traffic protein EboE, with translation MLSYCSNVVAADSLSALEHRLVSLFSAARELAHVEQLGVGLWLPARTMAQLAEDRPGRRRLAQVLADNGLAVVTMNAFPYGDFHGDTIKHAVYQPNWAESTRLAYTRNCAEVLSDLLPEGECGSISTLPLGWSAPWDDESDASSRQHLRTLSDELQRIEAESGHRIRLAIEPEPGCVIGSCRDAIDWFGGAGVDPQHVGLCLDICHLAVMHENTAEVLAGLSSIGFDVVKIQASNAIQIDDLADGKIADAFAEFANSPYLHQVFGVDGDGRQWFRDDLSLGDRSTPKTGSARVHYHVPLHISPPAPLRNTAHILTETMAMLREGVLSEPVHIEIETYTWEVLPSSLRMGSLAEDLAAEISWLDELMCVRDPA
- a CDS encoding nucleotide pyrophosphatase/phosphodiesterase family protein, coding for MTQRVLLVNVVGLTQPLLRHMPNLSALAARGGLRALSPVFPAVTCSVQSSMVTGLMPNRHGIVGNGWYFRDLGEILLWRQSNKLVMGEKVWETAAGRFEGYRSANVGWWYAMNASNDVIITPRPVYHQDGRKSPDCYVVPPELHDVLTEKLGTFPLFQYWGPTADITSSRWLVNASVEILQRYSPTLLTAYVPHLDYDFQRFGPHSPLAIAAAAEVDAALAPLLSYADEHGMTTIVVSEYGISPADNPVDINRLLRREGYLRVYTQQGREYLDPWTSRAFAVADHQAAHIYVRDEADVARVASAVSDLDGVDTVLDRNAQQALAIDHPRSGELVAIAEPAAWFTYYYWLDDGRAPEFAPCVDIHRKPGYDPAELLMNPDDRAAKAKAAAALATKALGLRYTMNVVALNGAAVRGTHGRLPDSDEERPVVISSAANLLSRSSSPMPATVVRDLVLDAHRLQT
- a CDS encoding cytochrome P450, with amino-acid sequence MCPSVFEADLPPIAYEDAQTPEEAHRRMSAALQRAPIAMGQRGPEILSYELVRSVLRDSRFGVPRGFFLAAQGVTSGRLWDRFGKSLPSLEGAEHHRLRRCVSPSFGPRSLARLDTMMTELMSGLVDPLISVGRCDVVEDIARRYPIPVICALIGAPLQDWRLFSGWADAIFMLFTWRVAGNEDVIMKAYDELDAYIVDMVDQRAVSPGDDLISELITVEEDGDRLTREELCGVVSVLLSAGTDTTRNQLSAAVQVLCDYPEQWALLADQPQLMPAAVEELMRHTPIALSTIRQAYEDVELGGVVFPAGTLVIVNTAAANRDPDVYENPNRLDVARDNPAPMLTFGSGLHLCLGANLARAELVAALRVMTQRMLNPRLAGPAPWKPFTPITGPLALPIDFDIEAGQR
- a CDS encoding DHA2 family efflux MFS transporter permease subunit; the protein is MDGTDADPRGDAQRIDARLLRIAGVCVLGSMMAIVDTTVVTVAQRTFVATFHSTQAIVAWTMTGYTLALAAVIPLAGWAADRFGTKRPFIGSLLSFTFGSLLCAMAPNIAVLIAFRVVQGLGGGMLMPLVLTILTREAGPQRLGRVLAILGVPMLLGPVFGPVLGGWLIDSFSWQWIFWINVPIGLTTVVLAAIVLPHDEPTPSETFDVVGMLLLSPGLAAFLYGVSALPGRGTVADHHVWIPATAGLALIIAFVLHALYRADHPLIDLRLFENRTVTLANAAMFLFATSFFGAGLLFPSFFQELLHQRPLQAGMSLVPRGIGAMVTMPIAGALMDKRGVGRVLMVGVTLIALGMGVFAFGVALRADYLPTLVIGLAIMGLGMGATMMPLSAVAVQTLAPHQIARGSTLVNVNQQVAASIGTALMSVILTSQFNRSANIPIARQIDGLREEAARRGVPIDPLTLPAPARAPDFPINLMDDLSHAYTVVFVVAVALVALTFVPIAFLPTTPAAHDARQPN
- a CDS encoding PPE family protein — encoded protein: MDFGALPPEINSGRMYSGPGSAPLVGAASAWNQLAAELTLTAEGYERVLKTLQGEEWFGPASMLMMEAVTPYVVWMRTTAANAEMAAKQAEAAIAAFETAVAGVVPPPLIAANRVELTSLMAKNIYGQYTAAIASLEAQYAEMWAQDARAMYSYAGSSASAAQLTPFNPPPETANPAATALQTAATKSAAATAAGAAQSTLSGLISELPNTLSNLTSPFSSLLSSAGSAPEWLDWLVNWYLPISQLFYNTVGLPYFGIGIGNSLITSWRALGWIGPNVAADAAAGAPGVAAALPALGGAGSVSAGMGNAASLSKLSVPPTWADAGASLAPAAKSALPLASDIVNPPEAAAPGSLLGGMPLAGAGTGAAGAGPKYGFRVTVMSRPPFAG